The sequence TCTCGCGAGACTCTGGACGGGCGAAGTTTCGGTCGCCGAGACCGGCAGCGGCCAGATTCTGAAAATTTCCAGCGACGGCCTGTGGTGGCCGATCACCTACTCCTTGCTGTCGCCGCTCGCGCTCACGACCGACCGGGAAAGGTTGCTGGTCACCGAACCGGAGAGTGGTCGGATCATTGCGCTCCGCGAGGGCACCGCCCTCTCTTCCTTGAGTAGTGAACTCTCCCGGCCCGTGGGCATCGCTCAGGCGCGGGATGGTCGAACCTTCGTGATCGAACAGGGCCGAGCGGCACTCACCGAACGCCGCTCGGACGGAAGCCTTGTGCGCCTGATCGATAATCTGGCCGTCGGGACCAGCCAGTCGGATCGTCCCCGGGAGGTTCCAATCGTCACGACCCCACAGGACTCTCTCTGGATGGTCCTGCCAGGGGATGGGCGAGTCCTTCATGTTCGGCCTTAGCAGGCGCGAGCCATCGCAGGAGGCGCCTCGATCATGTAGAAGATAAGAGCGCATGAAGGACCAGCAACCAGCCGTGAAGCATCTGGGCTTGCGTCACGTCGCTCTGAACGTGATGGACCTGGATGGTTCACTTCATTTTTACCGAGATTTATTGGGATTTTCCGTGGTCTGGCAGCCAGATCCGGAAAATATCTATTTATCTTCCGGGTGTGACAATCTCGCGCTGCATCTCGCCGACGAAGTTGCCCGACCCGGCGCTCTGGACCATCTGGGCATTCTGGTGGCTCAACCCGAGGAGGTCCTCCCTGCGGAGAAGGCGCTACGCGAGGCCGGCGTCGAGATCCTTCAGGCAACCCGCACCCACCGAGATGATAGCGTCTCGTGCTACGTAGCTGACCCGGACGGAAATTCGGTGCAAATTCTTTTTGAACCCACCTTGTCGAAAATTGTCATCCCGGAGATGATCTGATGCCCAAAAGCCCGGCACAGGAAACACCAATGCGCCATCTGGCCGCGTGGTCTGTTCACTTTTTTACCGCGTTCGGCACGATATGTACTCTCGGAGCGCTGTACGCGATCCAGCAGAACGATATCCGCGTCGCTTTTTTCTGGCTCTCGCTCGCCGTCGTGATTGATGCGATGGACGGCGCTCTGGCTCGTCTGGTTCGAGTCAAGGAAGTCCTGCCTGTATTCGATGGAGCGAAGCTGGACGATATCGTCGACTATATGACCTTCGTCATGGTCCCGGTCTATCTCATGCTTGCCACCGGAATCCTCGAGGGGGCCTTCGGTGTTCTCGCGGCAAGTGCCGCGGTTCTCGCCTCCGCCTACCGCTTCTGCCACGTCGCGGCGAAAACCGAAGACCATTTCTTCACCGGGTTCCCGTCTTACTGGAACATCCTGACGTTCTATTTGTATATCTTCGCCATCCCGCCAACCATCTCTGCCATGGTCACCTTCGGACTGGCCATTCTGGTTTTCGCCCCACTGAAATTCATCTACCCCTCTCGCACGCTTTTCATGCGACCCACTTCCGTCATTTTGGGTATCCTCTGGGGACTCGTCGGGTTGGTCGTCGTGGACGCCCTTCCGGAAAGGCGCGTCGGCCTTGCAGCCGTCACTCTGCTCTACCCGATCTACTACACGGGCCTGTCCTTTTATCTCCAATGGAAAGGGAGCGGGGATCAGCAGACCCCACCTGATCCGAACGCTCAGGCCTGAAAGAACACTGCTCTCAGGAGACACGCATCGGGTCGATGAGTGTCTCGCGCAGCGCCACCACCAGTCCCGCGGCCGGCGGCGATCCATCCGTTGTCACGAGCCCCTGCACGAGAATCCCGTTCAAGGTGGAAAGGATCAGACTCGCTCGCACTTCGGCATCAAGCTCCTGTGCGAAGATGCCTTCCTTTTGACCACGTTCGATATTCTCGCGGATCAAACGCCGAAAGTGTCGGTAGAGCTCCAGGACCTGCGCAAAAAAAGCATCCGGCATTTTCTCTTCACGTAAAAACAGGCTCAGAAAAAATCGCACGGACTCAATATGCTCCAGTACGAATGCTGTGTAGCGGTCCGCAATGACTTCGAGGGCATCGTCGGGCGAGAGCGTATTCACATTCTCGATATCGCCGCCCTCGATATGATAAGGCGCAATCGTTTCGGCGATGACTTCGTCAAACAGACATTCCTTATTTTCGAAGTGCCAAAAAATCAGAGCCTTGGAGACCTTTGCCTCGCGAGCAACGCTCGCCAACGAAGTGTTCTCGTATCCATGCCGCGCAAAAAGGCGGTTGGCGGATTCGAGGATCTTAACCCGTGCGTCCATGCCGTTCCGTTCGTGTTCCATTCGACTTCACCCGGGTCAAGCGAAAGTGATATTTCGAATGAATCTTCATCTCAATTCGTGCCTCTGCAGTTTGCCGCTTGCGGTTCGAGGCAGCTTTGGCCGGAACTCGACTGCTTGCGGCAGCTTGTAGCGCGCCAGACTCCCGCTGGCGAATGAGCGTAGGTCTTCCAGCACCGGCTCCAGGCCCGAAACAGGGACGACCACGGCCGTCACAGCCGTACCCCATCTTTCATCGGGGCGCCCCACCACGCCTACATCCGCCACGCCCGGGTGAGCGAGAATTACCGCTTCCACCTCGGACGGAGAAACATTCTCCCCACCCGTCACGATCACGTCATCCGTCCGGCCGAGCAGTTCCAAAACACCCGATGCCTCCATACGACCTTCGTCCATCGTAGGCATCCAACCATCATCGTCCACGAGGCTCTCCAGCGCTCCGGGCCTCGTCAAGCGGCCCAAAGCCACCGTAGGTCCACGGACCTCGATCGAGCCAACACCCGAGAGAACAGGCCTGCGGTCCTTGTCCACGAGACGGATCTCGGTGACGTCGAGAGCCTCACCCACCACTCCCGTGCGGAAGGGGGCCCCGGACGGAACCGCTGTGGCGACCTGCGAGGTCGTCTCGGTCATGCCGTATGTCGGAGCTACCGGCAAGCCGGCTTTCCGAGCACGCTCCAGCAGATCCCCGGTTGCGAGCGCTCCGCCCACAAGGACAAACCGGAGTGCCGCCGGAACCGTCCGCCCAGCAATCGCGTCGATGAGCGGATCGAGCATTGTCGGGACTACGGACGCCTGTGTGATGGAGCCCGACAAAAGTGCCGTGGCCACTCTTTCGGCGTCAAACCCTTTTTGCAGACAAATCGTCGTGCCCAAAATGATGCTGCGTAGAAGGATGGACAGACCACCAATATGATGCAGGGGCATCGATGCCAGCCAGATATCCTCGGCCCGCGATCCGAGTCTTCGACTGCTCGACAACGTGCTCTCCAGATAGTTTCCGGCACCATGGACGATCGCCTTTGACTCGCCCGAGGTGCCGGACGTGAAGAGCAGAGTGAGGGGCCGAGCCAAATCAATTGGTGGTGTCGAAACAGGCTTCGAGGGATCGATCGACAAATCGACGGCTTCCCCGCTTACCCGGACAAGGGGACGGTTGGCCACAGCTGCCGCGGCTTGACCCAGTGCCTCGGTCGAAGCCTCCGCAAAAATGAGATCCGGCTCCGCAAGAGCCACGGCTCGACATACTTCGCGAGTCGTCCATTTGGGATTTCCGATGGCGAGAATCGCGCCAAGCCGCCGCGCCGCATGGAGCAACGTTACAAACCCCGTCCCGGGCGACAGCAGCGAAAGGAGGGTCATCCCCGGGACAATCGACCTTCCTGCCAGAGAACGGCAGTGATCGGTTACTCGGTTCTCGAGTTCGAGGAACGTCGTTTGCCCGCCCTCGTCGTTGATCAGGGCTACGTGATGCGGGCGCTCCTCAGCCTGCCGAGAAAGCCAATCAACCACTTTGATGAATCTCGTCCGGTAGAAGAAAAGGGCTTTCCGCATCCAACGAAACGCCGAGGCCCAAACCAGCCGGCACGTCCATCAAGGGCCCCTCGTGAAGAGCCTGTTCGACCAGGTCACCCTCAAGCAGCGAGAGCGTTGAAAAACCATTGGCGGTTTCGGGCTCGAGCACCGCACTCAAATGCAAGACTGCCGACGTCGCTATCGAAGAATCCAAGCCTGTGGTGAGACAAATCTGCAAACCGTGTCGCTTGGCTTCCGCGGCCACCCGCATCGCCGCAGCGATGCCTCCAACCTGCATCAACTTGATCACGATCACGTCGGCGGACTTCTCCGAGGCGAGGCGGCTTACATCTTCTACCGTGCGGACGCTCTCGTCAGCGGCTACGCGGACACCATTTTCCCGGACCGCACGCATCCCGACCAAATCCTGGCGCCACACCGGTTGCTCGATCCACTCCAGCGAATTCTGCCGAAGTCCGCCGCAGAATTCGACGGCCGTCTGTCTCGACCATGCCCCATTCACATCGAGTCGAAGCCCCAGTTGCGGCAGCGCCTCGCGGATCGCGTGAATTTCCGAAAGCGTCTGCTGAGGGTCCGGGTGAGCCTTGAACTTCGCTGTACGATACCCCATTGCAAAAAGTTCCGCCGCAGACGCTAAGGGCGCATCTCCGCGCAGAAGAGCACTCGACGCCGTGGGCCCCGAGCCGCGCGCTCCAAGGAATCGGGCAAGGGAAACTCCTGCATCGCGCGCCGCGGCGTCGTACAAGGCCATTTCGAGGCCCATCGCCGCACCGGGCTCCATTCCTGACCAATCTGCCGCAGCAAGACTGCCCAGACTCGAGCCGCATAGCCTTTCGGCTATCGACTGAGCTTCACGCCGAAAGTCCTCCCACCCCACGCGGCCGAGGGCCGGATGGGGAGCCATATCCCCGAGTCCCCAGCCCTTCTCCGTGCGCATCTGGACCACCATCCCGCGGCGGGAGCGAATCTTCTTTGAGGCCGTCGACAGGGGTTCATGAAGAGGAATTGCATAGGGCGTCAGAATTATTTTCTGGACGTTCATAAGAGAAGCCCCAGCGCAAAAAGAGCCGAGAAGACCAGCTGGAGGCGTGCTGTCTCTGCCAGGGCACCATTCAAAGCGCGACCGGCACCGTCCTGGCGAACCAAAGCGAGCGGCGATCGTGCCATCCGCATCGCCAGCCAGCTCAACAAAACAGCCGGGGAAGCCACGCCGCAAACGACCAGGAGTGGCGGACAGGCAAAGGCGACAACTATCAGGAAAAGATAGAATTTCCGACCCCAGATCACTCCACGACGCACGATCAAGGTTTTCTTGCCGACCTCCCTATCCCCGTCCACATCACGAATATTATTGACCACCAGAATTGCCGTTGCGAGAGCACCTACCGCGATCGAGCCCACCGCACCTGCAATCGTTAGCTGATCGATCATCAGCCATTCCGTTCCCAGCACGGCTACCGGACCGAAAAACACAAACACGAAAAGGTCCCCCAAGCCTATATAGGCGAGCGGGAGTGGACCTGCGGTGTACGCGATCCCGGAGAGAATCGACAAAAGACCAATCCAGACGATTGGCCAGCCCCCGACCCCGATCAAATAAAGGCCGACAAGAGCCGCGAGTGCGAAAGCCCCCAGACCCGCGCGCAACATGGTCCGAGGAGAAATATCGCCGGCCGAGACCGCCCGCCGCGGACCCTGACGGTCGGCACCATCCGCACCGCGCTGGAAATCGCCCCAGTCGTTTACGAAATTCGTACCAATTTGAATCGCGACCGCTGCCAATAAAATTGCACCGAGGACCAAGGGCCGGAGGGCGCCCTCTGCCACGGCAGCGCCCATGCCCACCAGAATCGGCGCGACTGCCGCAGGCAAGGTCCTGGGCCGCGCCGCCTCCCACCAGATCCCCGATCCGGAACTCATGGGGTCTCCCGTTCCGCGTAAAAAGCCGCCACCGCAGCTTCTGTCGCGACAGGATTTTCCAGCAAGAGTGCGTGTCCGGCCCCCTCGATCACCACACCCTCAGCCCTCGGCATCGCCGCGACCATCTGGCTGGAGATGTCGACGTATTTCTTGTCGAGGGCACCCGAGAGAATCAGACTTCGCATCTCCATCCGCGCGAGCGCCGGCCAAAGGGATGGCTGCCGACCGGGCGTAAACTGTCGAAGGGCTTGCGCAAAAGATGGCCCGTCTCCCGCGAGTTTTCTGGATCTCTCGGCGGCAACTCGCTGTGGCTCGGCAAGTGTCAACGTTTCGAAAAGAGGTTGCTCCATCCACTCGCGCACAAAGGTCTCGAGCCCCTCACTTTCGATACGATCGGCCAATCCATCATCGGCATGCGCACGACGAGACCTTTCGGCTGCATCCTCGATCCCTGGCGAGGCACTGAGAATGATCATCGAAGAAATCCGCTGCGGGAAAAGCGCCGCCAGATGCAATAGTGTCCGGCCACCCATGGAATATCCGATGAAATCTGCTTTGACGACGCCTTGTTTCTCCAGCCAG is a genomic window of Candidatus Binatia bacterium containing:
- a CDS encoding VOC family protein, with the translated sequence MKDQQPAVKHLGLRHVALNVMDLDGSLHFYRDLLGFSVVWQPDPENIYLSSGCDNLALHLADEVARPGALDHLGILVAQPEEVLPAEKALREAGVEILQATRTHRDDSVSCYVADPDGNSVQILFEPTLSKIVIPEMI
- a CDS encoding CDP-diacylglycerol O-phosphatidyltransferase — translated: MPKSPAQETPMRHLAAWSVHFFTAFGTICTLGALYAIQQNDIRVAFFWLSLAVVIDAMDGALARLVRVKEVLPVFDGAKLDDIVDYMTFVMVPVYLMLATGILEGAFGVLAASAAVLASAYRFCHVAAKTEDHFFTGFPSYWNILTFYLYIFAIPPTISAMVTFGLAILVFAPLKFIYPSRTLFMRPTSVILGILWGLVGLVVVDALPERRVGLAAVTLLYPIYYTGLSFYLQWKGSGDQQTPPDPNAQA
- a CDS encoding TetR/AcrR family transcriptional regulator, whose product is MEHERNGMDARVKILESANRLFARHGYENTSLASVAREAKVSKALIFWHFENKECLFDEVIAETIAPYHIEGGDIENVNTLSPDDALEVIADRYTAFVLEHIESVRFFLSLFLREEKMPDAFFAQVLELYRHFRRLIRENIERGQKEGIFAQELDAEVRASLILSTLNGILVQGLVTTDGSPPAAGLVVALRETLIDPMRVS
- a CDS encoding AMP-binding protein codes for the protein MVDWLSRQAEERPHHVALINDEGGQTTFLELENRVTDHCRSLAGRSIVPGMTLLSLLSPGTGFVTLLHAARRLGAILAIGNPKWTTREVCRAVALAEPDLIFAEASTEALGQAAAAVANRPLVRVSGEAVDLSIDPSKPVSTPPIDLARPLTLLFTSGTSGESKAIVHGAGNYLESTLSSSRRLGSRAEDIWLASMPLHHIGGLSILLRSIILGTTICLQKGFDAERVATALLSGSITQASVVPTMLDPLIDAIAGRTVPAALRFVLVGGALATGDLLERARKAGLPVAPTYGMTETTSQVATAVPSGAPFRTGVVGEALDVTEIRLVDKDRRPVLSGVGSIEVRGPTVALGRLTRPGALESLVDDDGWMPTMDEGRMEASGVLELLGRTDDVIVTGGENVSPSEVEAVILAHPGVADVGVVGRPDERWGTAVTAVVVPVSGLEPVLEDLRSFASGSLARYKLPQAVEFRPKLPRTASGKLQRHELR
- the menC gene encoding o-succinylbenzoate synthase; the protein is MNVQKIILTPYAIPLHEPLSTASKKIRSRRGMVVQMRTEKGWGLGDMAPHPALGRVGWEDFRREAQSIAERLCGSSLGSLAAADWSGMEPGAAMGLEMALYDAAARDAGVSLARFLGARGSGPTASSALLRGDAPLASAAELFAMGYRTAKFKAHPDPQQTLSEIHAIREALPQLGLRLDVNGAWSRQTAVEFCGGLRQNSLEWIEQPVWRQDLVGMRAVRENGVRVAADESVRTVEDVSRLASEKSADVIVIKLMQVGGIAAAMRVAAEAKRHGLQICLTTGLDSSIATSAVLHLSAVLEPETANGFSTLSLLEGDLVEQALHEGPLMDVPAGLGLGVSLDAESPFLLPDEIHQSG
- a CDS encoding 1,4-dihydroxy-2-naphthoate polyprenyltransferase — protein: MSSGSGIWWEAARPRTLPAAVAPILVGMGAAVAEGALRPLVLGAILLAAVAIQIGTNFVNDWGDFQRGADGADRQGPRRAVSAGDISPRTMLRAGLGAFALAALVGLYLIGVGGWPIVWIGLLSILSGIAYTAGPLPLAYIGLGDLFVFVFFGPVAVLGTEWLMIDQLTIAGAVGSIAVGALATAILVVNNIRDVDGDREVGKKTLIVRRGVIWGRKFYLFLIVVAFACPPLLVVCGVASPAVLLSWLAMRMARSPLALVRQDGAGRALNGALAETARLQLVFSALFALGLLL
- the menH gene encoding 2-succinyl-6-hydroxy-2,4-cyclohexadiene-1-carboxylate synthase, whose product is MELTAVTSGEGPPLVLLHGFTGNHTSWDEWLPELSKRFRVFALDLPGHGDTKFDGRDSATGLPHVAAVIDRWLEKQGVVKADFIGYSMGGRTLLHLAALFPQRISSMIILSASPGIEDAAERSRRAHADDGLADRIESEGLETFVREWMEQPLFETLTLAEPQRVAAERSRKLAGDGPSFAQALRQFTPGRQPSLWPALARMEMRSLILSGALDKKYVDISSQMVAAMPRAEGVVIEGAGHALLLENPVATEAAVAAFYAERETP